The genomic interval TGCAACCATAAATCTTCCAGCATAGTGTAGATTTTGGCGCTCTGTGGATGAGAACTGTCTTCTGAGAAGAACACGTGGATCTGATCCTTAAATTCTATCCAACTTTGACCAGGAACCTTCTGTACACCCATTTCTTTCATCAAATGCCGTAGTCTCGCAACTTCTTTCCAGTTGCCGGCAGAAGCATGTATATTAGAAAGTAGCACTAGAGCAGCTGAATTGCAAGGATCAAGTTTTAGTATATTTTCTGCAGCTCGTTCTGCAATGTCAACATTACCACGAGTTTTACAGGAAGCAAGTAGAGTTTTCCATGTAGTAATGTCAGGCTCAAATCCCGTTTCCTTAATAAATTTTTCTGCTTCATACAAGCATCCAGCACGAGCAAGCAAATCAACCATGCAAGAAACATGCTCTCTTGTTGGTGCAATACCTAGTTCCACTTCCATGGTTTTATACAAGTGCCAACCTTCCTCCACCAATCCAATGTGACTGCATGCACTGAGAACCCCCAGATATGTGACCTCATTAGGCTGGACACCAAGATTCTTCATCATTCTAAAGAGATCAAGAGCTTCATGTCCAAGTCCAAACTGAGCATAGCCAACAATTAAACTACTCCACGAGACAATATCCGGGTTCTGGGTTGAATCAAAAACATCACGAGCATGTTTAAGTGATCCACACTTTGCATACATGTCAATCAATCTATTGCTGACGGAAACATCAACCACTAGCCCACTTTTGACAGTAAAGCAATGGACTTGATTCCCAACTACTAGAGATGCCAATTCTGCACAAGTTCCTAATATGGTAGTTATGGTGATATTGTCAGGCTTATTTTCAGAAAAGAGCATTAGCTTAAATAATCTAAAAGCCTCTCCTGCATGTTTGTGCTGTAAGCATGCTGATAGAATTGCATTCCAAGAAACTAAATTGGCTCTTCTACCCAAATATGTGAAAACATTGAATGCATCATGTAGATTTGAACACTTTGTGTACATTGTCAGTAAAGAGTTGCATACAGCTGCTTCATTGTCTAAACCTATTTTAATAATGTAAGAATGTATTTGCATGCCTTGGTTACGTGTCACAAAGCTCCCACAAGGACAGAGTAAGGAGAGAAAAGTAATGTTATCTGGCATCAGTCCCGTATGCATCATCTGGCAGAAAAATGATACGGCTTCATTAACATGACCACTATCAGAAAATGCTGCAATAATTGCATTCCATGACACTAAATCCGGGCTTTCAATTTGATAAAATACCCTTTCTGCCGAAGGTAAGAATCCAAATTTTGCATACATGTCACAGAGGGAGCACCCAGCAAAAATGTTCCTCCCTAAACCAAATTTGGCGCACACTCCATGAATTTGCCTTCCAAATTCTGGTTCTAGAAGGCTTCCACAAGCACTGAATACACTGCCAAATATAAACTCATTTGGTTGATAAACAGATTGCCTGAGCATATCTCTGAAAAGATATAAAGCTTCTATGTCATTACCAAGTTGTGTAAACCCTGTAATCATAGAAGCATACGAAATTAAATCCTTTGTGGAAATCATCGCAAACACACCTGAGGCATGTGCAATTTGTCCAAACTTTGTATACATGGAGATAAGAGCGTTTTGTGCAATTAAGTGATGATCATACCCTGATTTAATGACATGAGCATGAAGTTGTCTGCCAAAGTCTATATCTCCCACAATGCAGCAAACCTTAATAATGCTTCCAAATGTAAACTGGTCAGGGAGATAACCTGATCGCAGCATTTGAATATACATTGTGATGGCATCATTCTCTTGATCATTCTGCATGTATCCGGAGATCATTATAGTCCAGGAGACCACATTACGCAGCTGCATTGCATCAAAAAGTTTTCTAGCATCTTTCGAAGAACCACATTTTCCATACATATTAAGAATATGATTTTGGAGAACAAGGTCTGGCTGACAGTTGGATTTTGAAATGTGTTCATGGATTTTCTTGCCGTAATTTAGAGATCTAACGTTGGTACAGGCCAATATTAGATTCGCATAGGTGCTTGGTTCTAGCTGGATACCTGATTTCTTTAGATTGAAATTAAATGCATCAAGTGCTTCTTTGTAGTGCTGTTGCTTGCACATCAAGTTGATGTAACTGTTGGTTGATAACTCTGTACTGAGACTGGAGACTACTCTTGTTGACACAATAGGTCTTGCACAATTATATAGACATCGAATTTGGTTTTGAATGATCATGGACAAAGGATATTTAAAAAGCAAGTGAAGTTCTTATTGTGGAGAATCTTACTGGGTGATATGGTATCAGGATAGTGAAGTAGTCACAACTGAGTGTTTCtgattaatgaaataaaaaatccaTTACTATGAAGTAGTACCTGGGCTAAAGCCTCCATCTTGATTTACCCAACCCTATCTACGTGAGTTAAGGAGTCAAAAGCCATCAACCACAAGAGTTTGATGTTCTCTTGCCAGAAACTTCATTGCTGACAACAATGATATAAAAATAGACACCAAAGGGAATCCACAATCCATGAACACGAGAGCCACGAGAGTAGTAAAAAATGTTACCTACGTTGTTTGATCAGACAGACAAACAGACAAGGAATTTCAGCCAATTCATCACCAAACCATGCGAATAGATTCTCTCTGCAGGAACCAAACACAAGCATAAGATTTTTTCCACAAGACATTGTTACATAAAAATCATACCCCGTCATCTAAAATGGCCAATTGGAAACCCGTTAAATCTGTGAAACTAACAAAACTAACTAATTTACTCATTAAATGTTAAtgcttaaaaaatgaaaatgagcCATTGCCAAAATATCTTTCTAGCAGGTCTTTGAGGCCATTTTTCGAACAGTTGGTATTCAAAAGAACTGCATTCTAAAATTCGAAATGAAGTAGTGTGGAAAATAATGTCTGTTTGTCTGTCTGAACCAATGAAAGCCAAACACGTTACGTAAAAGCAATGCATAGGTTTCTAAACCTGGTTCACCAAatgatatagtaaaaaaaaaagagagaagaacTGAATTAATCTCCCCTTTTGCATTTCCCAGGAAAATGAGGAGTGAATTGAGATAGAAGCGGTTTAATTAGGTGGAAGATGGTTGTGGTGAAAGTTGAAGTTAAGAGTTttgagaaaaggaaaagaaattgCAGGAAGATAAGAGAAGATGGAAAAGTGGGAGATGGGATAAGAAAAGAGAGATGAAGTTGAAATTTGGAGGGTGGAATGAAGATGTAAAACGGCAGTACCTGAAGTGAAACAGAGTGACAGAtctaaaaaatgttgtttcttctgaGCCTGTCTCTCTGAGAAGAAAAAGATTACAAGTTGAAGATCAGAGTTGATTgcactttctctttctcttattCTCTTATTGTCAAGAGGGAAATCAGATTTTGCCAAATGCTATGAGAGGATAGTTTGAATTCCAGGAGTACCTCCTCGTGCTAATAATATTGAGACGtcctaatattaattaagataTTAGAATATTTGatacaaataaaacaaatacaggactaataataaaaaacgtTTTCTGtgttataa from Phaseolus vulgaris cultivar G19833 chromosome 1, P. vulgaris v2.0, whole genome shotgun sequence carries:
- the LOC137814411 gene encoding pentatricopeptide repeat-containing protein At3g53360, mitochondrial isoform X2 — its product is MIIQNQIRCLYNCARPIVSTRVVSSLSTELSTNSYINLMCKQQHYKEALDAFNFNLKKSGIQLEPSTYANLILACTNVRSLNYGKKIHEHISKSNCQPDLVLQNHILNMYGKCGSSKDARKLFDAMQLRNVVSWTIMISGYMQNDQENDAITMYIQMLRSGYLPDQFTFGSIIKVCCIVGDIDFGRQLHAHVIKSGYDHHLIAQNALISMYTKFGQIAHASGVFAMISTKDLISYASMITGFTQLGNDIEALYLFRDMLRQSVYQPNEFIFGSVFSACGSLLEPEFGRQIHGVCAKFGLGRNIFAGCSLCDMYAKFGFLPSAERVFYQIESPDLVSWNAIIAAFSDSGHVNEAVSFFCQMMHTGLMPDNITFLSLLCPCGSFVTRNQGMQIHSYIIKIGLDNEAAVCNSLLTMYTKCSNLHDAFNVFTYLGRRANLVSWNAILSACLQHKHAGEAFRLFKLMLFSENKPDNITITTILGTCAELASLVVGNQVHCFTVKSGLVVDVSVSNRLIDMYAKCGSLKHARDVFDSTQNPDIVSWSSLIVGYAQFGLGHEALDLFRMMKNLGVQPNEVTYLGVLSACSHIGLVEEGWHLYKTMEVELGIAPTREHVSCMVDLLARAGCLYEAEKFIKETGFEPDITTWKTLLASCKTRGNVDIAERAAENILKLDPCNSAALVLLSNIHASAGNWKEVARLRHLMKEMGVQKVPGQSWIEFKDQIHVFFSEDSSHPQSAKIYTMLEDLWLQMLDQGYDPCQRLDVSI
- the LOC137814411 gene encoding pentatricopeptide repeat-containing protein At3g53360, mitochondrial isoform X1, producing MIIQNQIRCLYNCARPIVSTRVVSSLSTELSTNSYINLMCKQQHYKEALDAFNFNLKKSGIQLEPSTYANLILACTNVRSLNYGKKIHEHISKSNCQPDLVLQNHILNMYGKCGSSKDARKLFDAMQLRNVVSWTIMISGYMQNDQENDAITMYIQMLRSGYLPDQFTFGSIIKVCCIVGDIDFGRQLHAHVIKSGYDHHLIAQNALISMYTKFGQIAHASGVFAMISTKDLISYASMITGFTQLGNDIEALYLFRDMLRQSVYQPNEFIFGSVFSACGSLLEPEFGRQIHGVCAKFGLGRNIFAGCSLCDMYAKFGFLPSAERVFYQIESPDLVSWNAIIAAFSDSGHVNEAVSFFCQMMHTGLMPDNITFLSLLCPCGSFVTRNQGMQIHSYIIKIGLDNEAAVCNSLLTMYTKCSNLHDAFNVFTYLGRRANLVSWNAILSACLQHKHAGEAFRLFKLMLFSENKPDNITITTILGTCAELASLVVGNQVHCFTVKSGLVVDVSVSNRLIDMYAKCGSLKHARDVFDSTQNPDIVSWSSLIVGYAQFGLGHEALDLFRMMKNLGVQPNEVTYLGVLSACSHIGLVEEGWHLYKTMEVELGIAPTREHVSCMVDLLARAGCLYEAEKFIKETGFEPDITTWKTLLASCKTRGNVDIAERAAENILKLDPCNSAALVLLSNIHASAGNWKEVARLRHLMKEMGVQKVPGQSWIEFKDQIHVFFSEDSSHPQSAKIYTMLEDLWLQMLDQGYDPCQSEKMPLITSEFEKHGF
- the LOC137814411 gene encoding pentatricopeptide repeat-containing protein At3g53360, mitochondrial isoform X3, with translation MIIQNQIRCLYNCARPIVSTRVVSSLSTELSTNSYINLMCKQQHYKEALDAFNFNLKKSGIQLEPSTYANLILACTNVRSLNYGKKIHEHISKSNCQPDLVLQNHILNMYGKCGSSKDARKLFDAMQLRNVVSWTIMISGYMQNDQENDAITMYIQMLRSGYLPDQFTFGSIIKVCCIVGDIDFGRQLHAHVIKSGYDHHLIAQNALISMYTKFGQIAHASGVFAMISTKDLISYASMITGFTQLGNDIEALYLFRDMLRQSVYQPNEFIFGSVFSACGSLLEPEFGRQIHGVCAKFGLGRNIFAGCSLCDMYAKFGFLPSAERVFYQIESPDLVSWNAIIAAFSDSGHVNEAVSFFCQMMHTGLMPDNITFLSLLCPCGSFVTRNQGMQIHSYIIKIGLDNEAAVCNSLLTMYTKCSNLHDAFNVFTYLGRRANLVSWNAILSACLQHKHAGEAFRLFKLMLFSENKPDNITITTILGTCAELASLVVGNQVHCFTVKSGLVVDVSVSNRLIDMYAKCGSLKHARDVFDSTQNPDIVSWSSLIVGYAQFGLGHEALDLFRMMKNLGVQPNEVTYLGVLSACSHIGLVEEGWHLYKTMEVELGIAPTREHVSCMVDLLARAGCLYEAEKFIKETGFEPDITTWKTLLASCKTRGNVDIAERAAENILKLDPCNSAALVLLSNIHASAGNWKEVARLRHLMKEMGVQKVPGQSWIEFKDQIHVFFSEDSSHPQSAKIYTMLEDLWLQMLDQGYDPCQRNP